In the Pectinatus sottacetonis genome, AAAAAATTAATAAAACTGCTACACACAAACATTTTACTTCATAAACATGCCGTTTTCTATCCTTCTGCCCATCTTTAAAAACACCGCAGTAAGCAGAGTACATATTTATGATATCAATGTTATTATGTAGCAGCCCCATTAATTCATGCTCAAATATAACAAAAGGATACTTCAATATACTAAATAAATTAGTTGTGAGAATTTCCAATTTTAGTAATATGAGATACTGTATATCCCAGTTTTTCTAAATCGGCAACTATAGCCGTTAAATCAGGAAAATCACCGCGGATTATTGCTTCCGAATCTCCGTTAGGTGTATTAAAAGAAACAAAACTATCAATATTTAACTGATGACTGGCAAATACATCAGAAATTTCTTTTGTTGCCCCAATTTTATCCTGAAAATCTAGTGTAACTCTTGTCTTACCACTCGCAAGCCCCATAACTTTAACAAATACCCGAAAAATATCAGTCTCAGTAATAATACCTACTAAAATCCCTACGCTACTAATGACAGGCAATCCGCCTATTTTATTATTACACATAATAAGCGCTGCTTCTTCAACAGTAGCATCTTCAGAAACAGAAACAATCGGCGTTGACATTATGTCCTTAACAGTCATTTTAGACAAAAGAGAATTTATTTCATACTTTGCCAAAGTAGTAGCCGGAGAAGGGGCAATGCGGGAAATATCACGATCGCTTATAATCCCCAGCACCTTTCCGTTTTCAACTATGGGAAGACGACGAAAATGGTTCATTTTCATAAGTCCGGCTGCTTCATCAATAGAGGTATCAGCAGATACTGTAACCGGATTTTTAGTCATATAATTTGATACAAACAATATTTTTATCTCCCTTCACTAACAATTGATATTATCCACCGAGATATGCTTTACGGACCTCTTCACTGGCAGCAAGCTTTTTCGCATCACCACTCAATGTTATTTTACCTGTTTCCAAAACATAGGCACGATTAGCAATTGATAAAGCCATATTAGCATTTTGTTCTACAAGAAGTACAGTTGTTCCTGCTTCATTAATATTTTTTATTATAGCAAATATTTCTTTTATGAGAAGAGGTGCCAACCCCATTGATGGTTCATCAAGCAATAGCAACCGTGGACTGCTCATAAGGGCACGTCCCATTGCCAGCATCTGCTGTTCCCCGCCTGATAAAGTCCCAGCTTCTTGTTTTTTCCGTTCTGCTAAACGCGGAAAATGCGTGAATACCCGATCTAAATCTGTCCGTATCTTACTTTTATCTTTTCGTATATATGCACCAAGTTCAAGATTTTCCATTACGGTCATATTAGCAAAAATACGCCGGCCTTCTGGAACCTGGGATATGCCATATTCCACAATTTTATGAGCTGCCACGCCACTTATAATTTTATCTTCAAAGGAAATAATACCATCCTTCGGCTTAAGCAGTCCGGAAACAGTCCGAAGAGTTGTCGATTTACCAGCACCATTAGCTCCGATGAGTGTAACAATTTCTCCCTGGTTTACTTCCATACTAATTCCCTTGATAGCATGAATTGCTCCATAAAATACATTTATATTATCTACTTTTAGCATTGCCGCCATCATTAAGCCTCCCCGCCAAGATAAGCCCGAATAACTTCCGGATCTTTCTTAATTTCTTCAGGAATGCCCTGCGCAATAATCGAACCATATTCTAAAACATATATTCGCTCGCAAATT is a window encoding:
- a CDS encoding CBS domain-containing protein — encoded protein: MFVSNYMTKNPVTVSADTSIDEAAGLMKMNHFRRLPIVENGKVLGIISDRDISRIAPSPATTLAKYEINSLLSKMTVKDIMSTPIVSVSEDATVEEAALIMCNNKIGGLPVISSVGILVGIITETDIFRVFVKVMGLASGKTRVTLDFQDKIGATKEISDVFASHQLNIDSFVSFNTPNGDSEAIIRGDFPDLTAIVADLEKLGYTVSHITKIGNSHN
- a CDS encoding ABC transporter ATP-binding protein — protein: MLKVDNINVFYGAIHAIKGISMEVNQGEIVTLIGANGAGKSTTLRTVSGLLKPKDGIISFEDKIISGVAAHKIVEYGISQVPEGRRIFANMTVMENLELGAYIRKDKSKIRTDLDRVFTHFPRLAERKKQEAGTLSGGEQQMLAMGRALMSSPRLLLLDEPSMGLAPLLIKEIFAIIKNINEAGTTVLLVEQNANMALSIANRAYVLETGKITLSGDAKKLAASEEVRKAYLGG